In Phaseolus vulgaris cultivar G19833 chromosome 10, P. vulgaris v2.0, whole genome shotgun sequence, a single genomic region encodes these proteins:
- the LOC137819773 gene encoding GDSL esterase/lipase WDL1-like isoform X1 translates to MVGPVRPQFVLFGSSIVELSYSCEGWGATLANLYARKADVMLRGYCGWNSRRALQALDKIFPKNASDQPSLVIVYFGGNDSMHPHPTAHSPHVPLQEYIENMRKIAIHLKSLSKKTRLIFLSSPPINEVQMHEMLSDLLGPLKRTNESCRIYSEACLELCREMNVKAIDLWSAVQQRHDWSDVCFTDGIHLSHEGNKIVAKEILKVLREADWEPSLHWNSMPTEFAEDSLYDPNGVDEESIINVSNGNFQGNSQSK, encoded by the exons ATGGTAGGACCAGTGAGGCCTCAATTTGTGTTGTTTGGTTCATCCATAGTTGAGCTCAGTTATAGTTGTGAAGGTTGGGGAGCCACTCTTGCCAACTTGTATGCTCGCAAG GCAGATGTAATGTTGAGAGGATATTGTGGTTGGAATTCGAGGCGTGCTCTGCAGGCTCTGGATAAAATATTTCCCAAG AATGCCAGTGATCAACCATCGTTGGTAATTGTGTACTTTGGTGGTAATGATTCTATGCATCCACACCCAACTGCCCATAGTCCTCATGTACCCCTCCAAGAATACATTGAAAATATGAGGAAGATTGCAATTCATCTAAAG AGCCTTTCAAAGAAGACTCGCTTAATATTTCTCAGTTCCCCTCCCATCAATGAGGTGCAAATGCATGAAATGCTCAG TGATCTGCTGGGTCCATTAAAAAGGACAAACGAATCTTGTCGAATATACTCAGAAGCATGTTTGGAGCTGTGCCGTGAGATGAATGTGAAAGCCATTGATCTCTGGTCTGCAGTCCAGCAAAGGCATGACTGGTCAGATGTTTGCTTCAC GGATGGAATTCATTTGTCACATGAGGGAAACAAAATAGTGGCAAAAGAGATACTGAAGGTCCTCAGAGAAGCAGATTGGGAACCTAGTCTGCATTGGAACTCAATGCCAACAGAGTTTGCAGAAGATTCACTTTATGATCCAAATGGTGTGGATGAGGAGAGTATTATAAATGTCTCTAACGGGAATTTCCAGGGAAACTCTCAATCAAAGTAG
- the LOC137819773 gene encoding GDSL esterase/lipase WDL1-like isoform X2 — MVGPVRPQFVLFGSSIVELSYSCEGWGATLANLYARKNASDQPSLVIVYFGGNDSMHPHPTAHSPHVPLQEYIENMRKIAIHLKSLSKKTRLIFLSSPPINEVQMHEMLSDLLGPLKRTNESCRIYSEACLELCREMNVKAIDLWSAVQQRHDWSDVCFTDGIHLSHEGNKIVAKEILKVLREADWEPSLHWNSMPTEFAEDSLYDPNGVDEESIINVSNGNFQGNSQSK, encoded by the exons ATGGTAGGACCAGTGAGGCCTCAATTTGTGTTGTTTGGTTCATCCATAGTTGAGCTCAGTTATAGTTGTGAAGGTTGGGGAGCCACTCTTGCCAACTTGTATGCTCGCAAG AATGCCAGTGATCAACCATCGTTGGTAATTGTGTACTTTGGTGGTAATGATTCTATGCATCCACACCCAACTGCCCATAGTCCTCATGTACCCCTCCAAGAATACATTGAAAATATGAGGAAGATTGCAATTCATCTAAAG AGCCTTTCAAAGAAGACTCGCTTAATATTTCTCAGTTCCCCTCCCATCAATGAGGTGCAAATGCATGAAATGCTCAG TGATCTGCTGGGTCCATTAAAAAGGACAAACGAATCTTGTCGAATATACTCAGAAGCATGTTTGGAGCTGTGCCGTGAGATGAATGTGAAAGCCATTGATCTCTGGTCTGCAGTCCAGCAAAGGCATGACTGGTCAGATGTTTGCTTCAC GGATGGAATTCATTTGTCACATGAGGGAAACAAAATAGTGGCAAAAGAGATACTGAAGGTCCTCAGAGAAGCAGATTGGGAACCTAGTCTGCATTGGAACTCAATGCCAACAGAGTTTGCAGAAGATTCACTTTATGATCCAAATGGTGTGGATGAGGAGAGTATTATAAATGTCTCTAACGGGAATTTCCAGGGAAACTCTCAATCAAAGTAG
- the LOC137819773 gene encoding GDSL esterase/lipase WDL1-like isoform X3 produces MLRGYCGWNSRRALQALDKIFPKNASDQPSLVIVYFGGNDSMHPHPTAHSPHVPLQEYIENMRKIAIHLKSLSKKTRLIFLSSPPINEVQMHEMLSDLLGPLKRTNESCRIYSEACLELCREMNVKAIDLWSAVQQRHDWSDVCFTDGIHLSHEGNKIVAKEILKVLREADWEPSLHWNSMPTEFAEDSLYDPNGVDEESIINVSNGNFQGNSQSK; encoded by the exons ATGTTGAGAGGATATTGTGGTTGGAATTCGAGGCGTGCTCTGCAGGCTCTGGATAAAATATTTCCCAAG AATGCCAGTGATCAACCATCGTTGGTAATTGTGTACTTTGGTGGTAATGATTCTATGCATCCACACCCAACTGCCCATAGTCCTCATGTACCCCTCCAAGAATACATTGAAAATATGAGGAAGATTGCAATTCATCTAAAG AGCCTTTCAAAGAAGACTCGCTTAATATTTCTCAGTTCCCCTCCCATCAATGAGGTGCAAATGCATGAAATGCTCAG TGATCTGCTGGGTCCATTAAAAAGGACAAACGAATCTTGTCGAATATACTCAGAAGCATGTTTGGAGCTGTGCCGTGAGATGAATGTGAAAGCCATTGATCTCTGGTCTGCAGTCCAGCAAAGGCATGACTGGTCAGATGTTTGCTTCAC GGATGGAATTCATTTGTCACATGAGGGAAACAAAATAGTGGCAAAAGAGATACTGAAGGTCCTCAGAGAAGCAGATTGGGAACCTAGTCTGCATTGGAACTCAATGCCAACAGAGTTTGCAGAAGATTCACTTTATGATCCAAATGGTGTGGATGAGGAGAGTATTATAAATGTCTCTAACGGGAATTTCCAGGGAAACTCTCAATCAAAGTAG